In one Dreissena polymorpha isolate Duluth1 chromosome 7, UMN_Dpol_1.0, whole genome shotgun sequence genomic region, the following are encoded:
- the LOC127838068 gene encoding deleted in malignant brain tumors 1 protein-like: MMIYLLVLFCIFGVLTPAGCDRSSVYLTGGAYPYEGTVHVFHNGTYGTICDDEFDTNEANVICRMLGYQSGDAFSQARFGAGTGNISMDDVHCSGREIDIRSCPFNGWGVNNCGHAEDAGVRCYTTRVRLIGGRGNYEGTVDVFDSSQRLWGTICDKHFTDFDATVFCRMVGFQSGIAVTGSKYGELTYGVIWTDNLGCTGNETDIKQCRNASSTWNQRTSCNHSTDAGVICDHTPLRLVGGNLPSEGRVEVQRNGVWGSICSKGFTKNDSDVICHMLGFNSSDLSINLNFGGGSGPVWLGGIGCHGHESDVSFCSNVQWDNNTCNHDNDVAISCAQTEVRLTGGSGPWEGTVELNVEGQWRTICDANFSDTSADVICRMLGYTGRNAPHQIFYNDYYGHVSSHTTFIDRITCIGDESDVSQCVSVFHSTCPSSQTVGLRCEGVQVRLVGGAHSTEGRVEVLHDGQWGTVCDAGWDDTDATVICRMLTQYPFESDVVGKAVMASYFGRGEGPVAMSDVRCSHNVSDVRDCAVDWNGGVNCDHSRDAGVICDFNSAKILIGGSSTSEGTIEFKQGLGRYTYCDDDFDNNDGGAICRELGFWNPAPVVYNSSHFGVGASPYKIRPDCTGSEGNIEMCRLKTRFHTETCGVYHTAGVDCNPTDIRLSGVRLVDGPGPWNGRLELRSNGGWGSVCYDSWEPAYANVVCQTLRYSADNANVTSYPIPHGLTSMFAGSLMCNDTVRNLGQCLMDYDISNCSKTRAHAVGIDCSGDFSVSLSYPGNLSGQVFIHTGNGKKWSVCANGLTTNAAAALCSMAGFRHTRPNISTVMSQVPVLFSDIACDGWESHVLQCSTINGSTGCDDKAAVDCFNGCVHYFEGTSGTLTSPRYPGYQGNSDCLYVIRNAAGQPTKLDFTDLDLAGDGDFVEVTDGIGGRQLGYYEDSAKPPYLVSDKPIYIRLHSNANGQARGFSATYSPLKIEDTVNLGCGHSSWNVAVNTTMLRLLYPDTGVSQIKLTDQYCTGRIMGDLVVFNQRYTECSSTSKTNADNVVYNNQLVYPESNTPFPIILHGYRWKVEVECDVSRTDTLSSNFHPNQSVISQAPHVTGSAHYQSEVKFFTDSTFYKEITGNPVVLKTGEDVFVLVRMNSDDIHVKMRIDTCYAKPDPNAGADLAYMLINNGCVVDPYTQILSQGTHETKFVFNAFEFPQAHDSVYIYCTTTFCQTNDASRRCTQTCVGTPSIVG, translated from the exons ATGATg ATATACCTTCTTGTACTATTCTGCATCTTCGGAGTGCTAACACCTGCAGGGTGTGATAGAAGTTCAG tTTATTTAACCGGTGGCGCCTATCCATACGAAGGAACGGTGCACGTATTTCACAATGGCACCTATGGGACAATATGTGATGACGAATTCGATACGAACGAGGCGAATGTAATATGTCGCATGTTGGGATACCAGAG TGGCGATGCATTCAGTCAAGCACGTTTCGGCGCAGGCACAGGGAATATATCCATGGACGATGTCCATTGCTCTGGTAGAGAAATCGACATAAGGTCATGTCCTTTTAATGGATGGGGCGTCAACAACTGTGGTCACGCTGAAGACGCTGGGGTGAGATGCT ATACTACCCGTGTAAGATTGATCGGGGGCAGGGGAAATTACGAGGGAACAGTGGACGTTTTTGATTCCTCTCAACGCCTTTGGGGGACTatctgtgacaaacacttcacagaTTTCGATGCCACCGTCTTCTGTCGGATGGTGGGCTTTCAGTCCGG CATAGCAGTGACTGGGTCCAAGTATGGAGAACTCACCTACGGTGTAATCTGGACAGATAATCTCGGTTGCACCGGAAACGAAACCGATATAAAGCAATGCCGCAATGCGTCGTCAACTTGGAACCAAAGAACGTCGTGCAATCATTCTACCGATGCTGGTGTTATTTGTG ACCACACCCCGTTGAGACTCGTGGGAGGTAATCTACCTTCCGAGGGTCGTGTCGAGGTGCAGCGCAACGGAGTTTGGGGTAGCATATGTTCAAAGGGGTTCACAAAGAACGACTCTGATGTCATTTGTCATATGCTGGGATTCAACAGTAG TGACTTGTCGATTAATCTGAACTTTGGTGGAGGATCCGGTCCTGTATGGCTTGGTGGCATCGGTTGCCATGGTCACGAATCTGACGTCAGTTTCTGTAGCAACGTGCAGTGGGATAATAATACGTGTAACCATGACAACGACGTCGCTATTTCATGCG CCCAAACTGAAGTTCGTTTGACGGGAGGCAGTGGCCCCTGGGAGGGAACGGTAGAATTGAACGTGGAAGGGCAGTGGCGGACCATTTGTGACGCAAACTTCAGTGACACCAGTGCTGATGTCATCTGTAGAATGCTTGGTTACACTGGAAG AAACGCACCACATCAGATTTTTTACAACGACTATTATGGTCACGTATCGTCACATACCACGTTCATAGACCGGATCACGTGCATCGGGGACGAAAGTGACGTCAGCCAGTGCGTGTCGGTGTTCCATAGCACGTGTCCGTCCTCTCAGACAGTCGGACTTAGATGCG AGGGCGTGCAGGTGCGCCTAGTTGGCGGAGCTCACAGCACGGAGGGCCGTGTCGAGGTGCTGCACGATGGCCAATGGGGGACGGTGTGTGACGCTGGCTGGGACGATACGGACGCCACTGTGATCTGTCGAATGCTCACCCAGTACCCGTTTGAAAG TGACGTCGTCGGTAAAGCCGTCATGGCATCGTATTTCGGTCGCGGAGAGGGCCCTGTCGCGATGTCTGACGTTAGATGTTCCCACAACGTCAGTGACGTCAGAGATTGTGCAGTTGACTGGAACGGTGGCGTCAACTGCGATCACTCTCGTGACGCCGGCGTTATTTGTGATT TTAATAGTGCTAAAATTTTGATTGGTGGATCAAGTACCAGTGAAGGCACTATCGAGTTTAAGCAGGGTTTGGGTCGCTACACATATTGTGATGACGATTTCGACAACAATGACGGTGGTGCAATTTGTCGAGAACTTGGTTTCTG GAATCCAGCGCCTGTCGTTTACAACAGCAGCCATTTTGGCGTCGGTGCTTCCCCCTACAAAATCAGACCCGATTGCACCGGAAGTGAGGGCAACATAGAAATGTGTCGTCTGAAGACGCGATTTCATACGGAAACATGCGGCGTATATCACACAGCGGGAGTGGATTGTAACCCAACAGATATCA GGTTGTCTGGCGTCCGGCTTGTTGATGGACCGGGCCCGTGGAACGGTCGACTAGAGCTACGGTCCAACGGTGGGTGGGGAAGTGTCTGCTACGATAGCTGGGAACCGGCTTATGCAAATGTCGTTTGCCAGACTCTTCGTTATTc AGCAGACAACGCCAACGTGACGAGCTACCCGATACCACATGGTCTGACGTCGATGTTCGCGGGTTCACTCATGTGTAACGACACTGTCCGGAATCTGGGTCAGTGCCTGATGGACTACGATATCTCCAACTGCAGCAAGACGCGCGCGCATGCGGTGGGCATCGATTGTTCCG GTGATTTTTCGGTGTCCCTAAGTTATCCCGGAAACTTAAGTGGACAAGTCTTCATCCATACCGGCAATGGCAAGAAGTGGTCCGTATGTGCCAACGGTTTAACCACGAATGCGGCTGCCGCGTTGTGCTCCATGGCGGGTTTCCG ACACACACGGCCGAACATCAGCACCGTCATGTCGCAAGTTCCGGTGCTCTTCAGCGACATCGCCTGCGACGGCTGGGAGAGCCACGTGCTTCAGTGCTCCACGATCAACGGCTCCACCGGATGCGACGATAAGGCCGCTGTCGACTGCTTTA ACGGCTGCGTTCACTATTTTGAGGGAACATCCGGTACGCTCACCTCTCCAAGATATCCCGGTTATCAGGGCAATTCGGACTGTTTGTACGTCATTAGGAACGCGGCGGGACAACCGACAAAACTCGACTTCACTGATCTTGACCTTGCCGGTGACGGCGATTTTGTTGAG GTGACGGACGGTATCGGGGGCCGTCAGCTCGGTTACTATGAAGATTCTGCCAAGCCCCCTTACCTCGTTAGCGACAAGCCCATATATATTCGACTCCATTCCAACGCCAATGGTCAAGCACGAGGTTTCAGTGCGACCTACTCAC CCTTAAAGATAGAAGACACCGTAAATCTTGGCTGCGGACATTCCAGTTGGAATGTAGCCGTAAACACAACCATGTTGAGACTTTTGTATCCCGACACCGGCGTGTCCCAGATCAAACTCACCGACCAGTACTGTACGGGGAGGATCATGGGGGATTTAGTGGTGTTTAACCAACGCTACACCGAATGTTCATCGACTTCAAAA ACAAATGCTGACAACGTTGTGTATAATAACCAACTTGTGTATCCCGAATCGAACACCCCGTTTCCGATCATTCTGCACGGTTACCGATGGAAG GTTGAAGTAGAATGCGATGTTTCGCGGACGGATACTCTGTCCTCCAATTTCCATCCCAACCAATCAGTGATCAGCCAGGCCCCCCACGTTACCGGAAGTGCGCATTACCAGTCAGAGGTCAAGTTCTTCACCGATAGTACCTTCTATAAGGAGATAACTGGCAATCCAGTGGTTTTAAAAACAG GAGAAGACGTGTTTGTGCTTGTACGGATGAACTCGGATGATATCCACGTGAAAATGAGGATTGACACGTGCTACGCCAAGCCAGATCCGAACGCTGGAGCCGACCTCGCATACATGCTGATTAACAATGG GTGTGTCGTGGACCCATATACGCAGATCCTCTCTCAGGGAACCCACGAGACCAAGTTCGTTTTCAACGCTTTCGAATTTCCACAGGC ACATGACTCCGTGTACATTTACTGTACGACGACCTTCTGCCAGACGAACGATGCAAGCAGACGATGTACGCAGACGTGTGTAGGGACGCCCTCTATCGTTGGATGA
- the LOC127838255 gene encoding uncharacterized protein LOC127838255, with protein MYIRFHSNANGHARGFRAFYSPLQIGDTIHLGCGPSSWNLAVNTTMLRVLYPDTGVSHIKLTNQYCTGRVMGDLVVFNQHYTECSSTAKTNADNVVYSNQLVYPESNTPFPIIVHGYRWKVKARLLYCL; from the exons ATGTATATTCGCTTCCATTCCAACGCCAATGGCCATGCACGAGGTTTCCGCGCGTTCTACTCGC CTTTGCAAATAGGAGACACTATACATCTCGGATGCGGACCTTCCAGCTGGAATTTAGCCGTAAACACAACCATGCTGAGAGTGTTGTACCCCGATACCGGCGTGTCCCATATCAAACTCACCAACCAGTACTGTACGGGGAGGGTCATGGGGGATTTAGTGGTGTTCAACCAGCACTACACCGAATGTTCTTCGACTGCAAAG ACCAACGCTGACAATGTGGTGTATTCTAACCAACTCGTCTACCCAGAATCAAACACGCCTTTTCCGATAATCGTGCATGGTTACAGATGGAAGGTAAAGGCTAGGCTTCTTTACTGTTTATAA